CGACATTATCAAGTCTCCATGCTTTTCGGGAAGTCGCAGTGGTGCTGCTGATTAGGAGGATCATTGATGATCTGATGAAATGTCACGCCTTTGCATTAGCTTGGTGAAGCGCATCGTAATTCGTTCGTGAGATTGACTACATGTCTGCTGATGCTTGAACCCTGTTGGAGACCGATTGTTCGACCGTCGAGGAGAATCTTTCGGAGGAGGAATAGAGTCTTATGGGCTTGAGCCTTTTGggtagagagcttaccgttgtTGGTTGAAGCTTGTAGGATGGTCATATGAGTTTTTGTTCTCTTTTTATTCAAGGAACGGGCGGATGTCAGGCGTAGAACTATGTATGTGTCTTAGTGGTATTATGGTTTTGGGTTAGTACTTGAGGGTGAGCCGAGTTTTCTTGAAGgattcgaacctaacctagagaccttcttttTGTGTTGGCTCAAGAATAGTTGAGCATTAGTTTAACCTTGTGTTTttcaaattgaaggaaatatttgtaatcaatattttattaatagaaTGGAATTATTCAGTCCATTTACTCTTTTTAGTtgtcaagttttttttatttccgCAAAAAGTCACCCATAtttttggaaaggttactaaagtgaccctcaaGAAATCGAGGTGTTACAATGATTTTTCCAGGTACACTTGGATAGAATTCATGAGAGAAAAGTCAGAAACTTTTGATATCTTCATGAACCTGTGTGTGaggcttcagaatgagaagagcTCTGTGATTGTAAggatcagaagtgaccatggaagggagtttgagaattctaaattctctgagttctgtgaaTCAGAAGGAATCAATCATGAATTTTCAGCACCCATCACACCACAAccgaatggaattgttgaaagaaagaacaaaacTCTTCAGGAGTCAGCCAGGGTCATGTTGCATGCCAAGAAGATTCCTCTTAAGTTCTGGGCTGAGGCTTTGAatactgcatgctacattcacaACAGAGTCACTATTAGAGCTGGAACTTCGTTTACTCAGTATGAAATATGGAAAGGTaggaacaaagcaagactggttGCTCagggatatactcagatagagggaattgactttgatgaaacatttgcaccagtagcaagactggagtcTATAAGATTGTTGTTGGGAGTTGCATGTCTTCTTAAGTTCAGACTCtaccagatggatgtcaagagtgcattTCTGAATGGTTACTTAAATGAAGAAGTATATGTAGAGCAACCTACAGGGTTCATAGATCCTCATCATCCAGACTATGTATACAGATTAAGGAAAGCACTGtatggattgaagcaagctcccagagcttggtatgagAGGCTTACTGAATTTCTTGTTAGTAATGGAtattgcaagggaggaattGAAAAGACCTTATTTGTTaagaatgacaaaggaaagctcatgatagcacaaatctatgtggatgatatagTTTTTGGAGGGATGTCAAAcacgatggtggagcatttcgttcaacaaatgaagtctgagtttgaaatgagcttagttggtgagttGAGTTATTTTCTAGGTCTACAAGTgaagcaaatggaggattccaTGTTTATCTCACAGAGCAAATATGCCAAGGGCTTGGTCAAGAAGTTTGGTTTAGAGAAGTcaggtcacaagagaactccagCTGCAACTCATGTTAAATTAACCAAGGATGAGctaggagaagatgttgatcaaagtctctatagaagcatgatagGAAGCTTGTTATATCTTACTGCTAGTAGATCTGACATCACTTTTGCTGTTGGTGTGTGTGCCAGATACCAAGCTGCTCCTAAAGCAAGTCATCTACTGCAAGTAAAGAGAATCATCAAGTACATCAGTGCTACAAGTgattatggtattctctatactcatgatacaaactcttctttagttggatattgtgatgcagattgggcaggtagtgcagatgacaGAAAGAGCATATCAGGAGGTTGTTTCTTTTTAGGAAATAATCTAATCTCGTGGTTTAGTAAGAAGCAGAACTGTGTATCTTTATCAACCGTagaagcagagtatattgctGCCGGAAGTAGTTGcacacaactcatgtggatgaagcaaatgctcaaggagtatgatgttgaacaagatgtcatgacattgtattgtgacaatcttagtgcaatcaatatttccaaaaATCCTATTCAGCACAGCAGGACCAAGCACATTGACATAAGACATCATTTTATCAGGGaattagtggaggataaaattgtcacttTGGAGCATGTTACGACTGAGAAGCAATTGGCTAACATATTTACAAAGCCCCTTGATGCAAGCACTTTTgataaattaagaggaaatcttgggatttgcctctttGAAGGAGCATAGAAATTAACGTTCCTAAAggtgttaacggctagttttacttttctcatcattaactgccgttgtgatgTCAGCAGAAAGAAGGCTACTTCTTTGCTCAACTTCTATATAACCTCCTTCAACGGGCAAATTATCTCTATTCAACCGATTGTACTTCTTCGTTTTGCAAGTTTTACCTTCcttcattttcaatttctcatcaaTTTTCTGTGTTCAAAGTGTTGTTTCACTTTAATCATCATGTCTGAAGCATCAGGGAAGCACGACTCTGTCAAGGCCAAGGTTGAAAGAACTCCACTTGGTGTGAAATGCATGGGCCTCAAGAGTGGTTCATCAGGTTCTAAGAAGAAGTTTGAGAAGAAGATAACCAAGATTCCATCAAGAAAGGTGTATCAGTCTCAAGCTCGTGACAAGACTACCTCAAATGCTCCTATTATTGAAGATGTCACATATGAAGAAGAACTTTCTGCTGAAAACTCTCCCATTGGTTCTAATCAAGATGTTGTGCCCGATGTTAGGGCTTCTGTACCTGCATATGTTTCAACTCAAGAAATTTATGGGAAGGAATCCACTGCTCGTGAAGATTCAGGTGTACCCACTCATTCTAATggctcttcttctccttcgaaAGAGGATGAACCAGTGCATGTGACCATTGATGATTCTCAGTCCAAGGAATCAAGCCAGGCTCCTGCCTCTGTacagaacatctctgatgatgtcCCGTTAACTGCCTCTCTgcctgatagtgttgctgcaaggatcaagagaaaaagaagggttcCTGATGTTGAAGAATCTCCtgctccaaagaagaagaccaagtccACTCCAGCAACTTCCAAGTCTAAGCAAAAAGATGTGAAGGGAAAAGGTAAGAAACAGGAAGTTAAAATCCAAGAgtgtcaagaagaagaaggttccACTTGCTGCTGAGGAATCTGGGTCAGATGTTGAGGGGGATGTCGAGGACATCTTGccttctgagaagaagaagtatGCAGGAAAACGCATTCCTCAGAATGTccctgctgttcctattgacAATGTGTCCTTTCATGCTGAAGGtcatgttcagaagtggaagtatGTGTGCCAACGCAGAGttgccaaggaaagggaagttggctctgatgtaCTTGAGTGCAAGGAAGTTGTTGCACTTATTGAAAAGGCTGGACTGATGAAGACCATTCTCAAGGTGGGAAGGTGTTATGAAAAACTAGTGAGAAAATTTCTGGTGAATTTGTCTGTGGAAGTGGGACTTCCTGACAGTATTGAGTTTAGAAAGGTGTTTGTCAGGGCAAAATGTGTTGAATTCTCCCCTGCTGTGATCAACAAAGCACTTGGCAGAAGTGCTGTTGAGTTTGTTGATGAGGAGTTGTCCTTGGATGTGTTCGCCAAGGAGATTACTGCTGGCCAAGTCAAGAAGTGGTCCATCAAGAAGTTGCTGTCTACAGGAAaactgagtgtgaagtatgccatccttaacaggattggggctgtgaattgggttcctacccaACATACTTCTGGAGTTTATACTGCTCTTGCCAGATTGATCTACAAGATTGGCACTTCTACTGCTTTTGATTTTGAGTCTTTTGTGTTTGAACAGACCTTGAAGCATGCTGacacttgtgctgtgaagctgcccaTATCATTTCCATCTCTTCTTACAGAGATTATTCTTCAACAGCATCCTCAGATCATCAGGGCTGATGAGGTTCCTTTGCCAAAGGGTGTTCCTATTACCCTGGATCAACGattgtttatggagccacatgtcaTAGACATTGCTGTGCCATTTAGCAGGACTTCTGCCCCTGCTCCTGTGAGTGAATCTAGCACTAAGGTTATTATTGCTGAATTAATGGATATTTCTAAGGTCCCACATGAGACTATTAGGATCAGCACTGCAAGGAAGCTAAAGGTTGATGCTTTGCTTCTCAAGcttcaagaggaagaaggtCCAGAGGGTGAGCCAAGTGGTGGTGCTGCTGCACCTCAGGATGCCAACACTGAAGAAGAGGGAGAATCTGAAGATAATATAGAAGACACTGAAGGCGACTCCAGTTCTGATGATTAGTTTGTGgttcttgttttttttcttttggctgTAGTTTGTGTactctttgccaaatttgtgctaaaaagggggagtagatCTGTGTAGCTGTGCAAACTatgtgttttgttgtgttgaTGGCTTTGGTCTGTAacaatttgaagacaagttgaCAGAGGCAAGTAATTGACTAGTTGTTTAGCTACTGTAGGTTCTTGATGCATTTGATGATTAGCTTCTGTTCACACTGCTTCTGGTGTGTTGATTAGCACTTGTTGGATAGTTAGTACTGTGCTTTATGAAGTGTGCTGGTTGTTAGTAAtatgcatcatttgagggggagtctGCTACTAAGGGGGAGCTTTGGTTCTCTTTGTTTACTCTCTCTATTCagtaagttgttttagacaaaatttgacaaagggggagattgttgttactttattgtcttgcattttgtaaaAAACAACAGGATGTCGAAGctgatgccgtggcatctgccTTTGTGTtactaggacatcagtcctatGCTTGGAACGTTAATTGTGGGCCCTTgtagattttatgaagatatatttttATAGTTACTTGAGGAACAAGTAGCTGTACAGTAAGGGTTTGATTTgttggttgttatttgttgaaacaatctttgataaaagattgaGTTTCTATCTTCacgtttgaattttgcaacaatatcttggagattcagttttgatttgttgctgCTATCTGTTACTTCAGCAAAGCAAACCCTATTGCCCAAGCCACCGCTGCTGAAGACTATAAAAGAAcaaagacctaaagcttgaagaaaaaggaagctaatagagagatcgagtgttttaggattgtcattgttctttgttctttgttaattgtgatcatatcttgctcactgattctataaagcaaggttATGATCTGTGTTGGTTGCATctgcaaactctgattgttgattgtttattaccaatcactgtggcagtgattgagagaaagtgagatgggctctcatacttaggttgaggttCTAAGTaaaaatacactgggtagattaggaagtgaactatgaactgttgtgttcatgagtgtctgtagttcctgaatcttgagatagtggatttcctttctttgggtgaaaaccctccagacgtaggtgaagtttttcactgaactgggttaccaattcttgtgtcttgattgcttgtgtttttgtttattgctgttactgttagtcaattGTCGAAcctgttgtcccagcatcgtgtaggacatTCGTCCTGTGAGAGAACCAGAGTTTCACTCTTTAATCCAGTAAACAAATAACAGGATCAAGGAATAGCCCCTCAATCGATAACCAATAATAGGATTAAAGTCTATTCTCCTTAATCCAACATCCAATAATATAATCAAGTTCTTTCCTATTTAATCCAATAGCAAATATTAGGATTAAGTTCTTTCCTCTTTGATCCAATagcaaataatatgattaagatccatcctctttaatccaaaggcaaataatatgattaaggtctaTCCTCTTTAATCCAAAATCAAACAacaggattaaggtccatcctctttaatccaaaagcaaataatatgattaaggttcatcctctttaatccaaaAGCAAacaataggattaaggtccatcctctttaatccaaaagcaaataatatgattaaggtctaatctcttaatcaaataaccaatagtatgattaaggtccaacctcttaatcaaataataaataatatgattaaggttcAACCTCTTAATCAAATACTCCCTTTGTTTCATAATAACTGTCCACTTataaactctataagtaaaataAATGATGAGAGATAATAATGCATTTTAAaggataaaatagaaaaatacatATAATGTTTTTAATAGTTAACAAAATCTATTACattcttaatatgtgtgcatcTTCACTAAGTGGACAGTTATATTGAAACAGAGGGAGTAGTAAAGAGTAGGACTAAGAACAGTCCCCTTAATCAAATAATATAGAATATGAGGTTCATTCCCTCAATGGATGAGGAGTCCGATCTTTCGACCATCTCACTTCAAGTTATATGTGTGAGCAAAAGCTAGCAAACAACGCTTCATCCTTACTCGGATACGTGTCTAGCTAAAGTTCATTGTCTCTATCGTTTTTCCCTAGGGTAAACGTCGGTCCATTGACCAATTGTTTCACAAGCAAAGAGTAGCACCTACACTTAGTGGTTGTTCTAGTCATAACGGCTCCTCCTCTTGATGTTCGCAACCCAAATACTTATCTTTCCTCGAACCTCGGATCGTCGGCCCTTTCCGTTCTTTAACTCATTTCATATCCTAAATTTTCCTCAAAAGGGGTTATCTTTATCAttcaaagtgttctatcttgagttaattcattatggaatttatTCTCAAAATCAAGTCTTGTGCATTCATTTGTATCAAAATCTAATAAGTCAAAAGATCCCCATTATCCCCAAGTCCTCTTTCATGAGAAAGCCTCGATCCTTCATGTTAGCAGTAGCTCAGACCTTCCGTCGATTTCGCGGGTCCTGTCGTTTCGGTACATTCATATGCTGTTTTaaattgagtattcggcgaTAAAATGTCGAAACTCATTTCAGAGTTTATTTAAAATGAGAGAATGATTTAAACGCAGTCTGCTTCAAAACTGCCgcagaactactttttgcaattgacatcggatgagaaaacttccttcactaGAAAGATTCCTAGCAGCGAAGGATACTTTCTTAGAAGCTTTGAATAGAAAAACCTTTTGTTAAGGGTCTCACTTAAAGTCCGTGCGGAGATAAAGTGTAACTTTATTGGGCTTCCAGAAAGTGAAACTTATCCTGCGTACAGTCTATAGTTCTATATTGGAACACTCGTCATCAGAAAATATCCTGAGGTCTTATTTTCTTGCCGCTGTTGAACTATGTCTTAAACAGTGTTCTAGTGGCAgaaatagcctttttcggacactctcgaccttagccgGGTGCGAATATGACTCGTGCTATCACTCAAACTGACTCTAGTATCATCCTTAGTCATATTTTGAACTTTCCTCTTCATTACACCTGTTAAACCAACAAACTCTCGTTcaggttcctctcacgcttacacaacATCCTAGGCGTGGgttgaaatttaattaattatactaATTCTAAAAATGTGGGTCTTACAAACCTCCACCATTGCCATTTTTTCCACtatcacctccacctccaccatctacaccactgccaccactgccaccaccaccaccaccattgttatTGTCATCACCACGATCACATACGTCTTCAAGTAACACATGCTTCCACCATCAccaactccaccaccaccaccaccactattaATGTCAGTACTACCCTCCACCACAATCATTGACACTTCCGCCACCTCTTCCTTCATCACTGTTGCGTCTACCTCCACtctccacaaccaccaccaccactactagCACTAATGTGGTCGCCATCCCTGCTGCCTACATTCTCActtccatcaccatcatcatcatcatcatgaccTCCGTTGCCACAAGGTGACATTCACCTTCTCTACTACCACCAACTCCTTCGTCACCACTATTCTGTGACATTTAACTCTTATGAGTTAATTTTTTAGGATACATTTATAATTTCATTACATAGATTTAATTGGTTGAATAATTGACCGACATCATTAATTTGGTGTCCTCATCCCTAATCGAGATAAACATCGATCTAAATTTTATAACACTGATTCTCATTGATAATGTAAGGAACTGTGTTGGCAAACGAAATGCAAGTGCCACTGTAAATTACATTTGGTTTCGAAAACATGTTTTCACTCACTAGTAGTATTAACCGGAGTCGAACTCACCTAAATTAATTGAAAAACGAAAAAATCAATCCTACTAGGCAAGTGTATATATAAAGGGAGAAAGAGAGACTTGGCGACGGGTAATGGTTGGAGTTGTAGAAAATGAATGAGTATGGAGTTGCAAGGCATCGGCCGCACGCTTCGCGAAGGGAGACAACTCCACGTCTCCTTCCTCAAAACCGGCATTCTGAACTCCTCCCTCACCACCGCCAACCGCCTACTCCAATTCTACTCCCGCCGCGGATGTCTCGACGACGCCACCCAACTGTTCGACGAAATGCCCCAGACAAACGCCTTCTCCTGGAACACTCTCATCGAAGCCCACCTCCACTCCGGCCACAGAAACGAGTCTCTCCGCTTGTTCCACGCCATGCCCGAGAAGACACACTACTCCTGGAACATGCTGGTTTCCGCGTTCGCCAAGTCCGGTGACCTTCAACTTGCTCATTCCCTCTTTGACTCCATGCCATGTAAGAATGGCCTCGTCTGGAACACTATCATTCATGGCTATTCCAAACGTGGGCATCCTCGGAAAGCGCTTTCGCTATTCAAGACCATGAGTTTAGACCCCTTAGAGATGGTGCATTGTGACGCGGGCGTGTTGGCAACTGTTCTTGGTGCCTGTGCTGACTGTTTTGCTCTTAATTGTGGGAAACAAGTCCATGCCCGTGTCATCGTTGATGGTCTTGAGCTTGAATTTGACAAGGTCTTGTGCAGCTCGCTTGTTAAGTTTTATGGGAAATGTGGTGACTTGGATAGCGCTGCTCGCGTTGCGGGTGTTGTGAAGGAAGTGGATGATTTCTCTTTATCTGCTTTGGTTTCAGGCTATGCAAATGCTGGAAAAATGAGAGAGGCAAGAAGAGTTTTTGATAGCAGGGTTGATCAATGTGCTGTGCTGTGGAATTCTATTATTTCGGGTTATGTGTTCAATGGTGAGGAAATGGAAGCGCTGGCTCTCTTCAAGAGAATGCGTAGGAATGGGGTTTCGGGGGATGTATCAACCGTTGCGAACATTTTGAGTGCTGGGTGTAGCTTGCTTGTTGTTGAACTTGTAAAGCAAATGCATGCTCATGCTTGTAAAATTGGGGTGACTCATGACATTGTGGTTGCTAGTGCTCTGCTTGATGCCTACTCAAAAAGTCAAGGCCCTCATGAAGCTTGCAAGTTTTTTGGTGAGCTCAAAGCCTATGATACGATTTTGCTTAATACTATGATCACTGTGTATTCTAATTGCGGAAGAATTGAAGATGCAAAATGGATTTTTGACACAATGTCTAGTAAAACATTAATTTCATGGAATTCAATCTTAGTGGGCCTCGCTAAGAATGCTTGTCCAAGTGAAGCAATTGATATTTTTTGCAGGATGAATATGCTAGACTTAAAAATGGACAAGTTTAGCTTTGCCAGTGTTATCAGTGCCTGTGCCAGTAAATCATGCCTTGAACTTGGGGAGCAGGTATTTGGTAAAGCTATCACCGTGGGGCTTGAATTTGACCATATCATTTCTACCTCACTTGTTGATTTCTATTGTAAATGTGGTTTTGTTGAGATAGGACGTAAAGGTTTTGATGGAATGATAAAAACTGATGAAGTCTCATGGAATACAATATTGATGGGATATGCTACAAATGGATATGGAAGTGAAGCCCTGACCCTGTTTAGGGAAATGAGGTGTAGTGGTGTGAGGCCTTCTGCCATTACTTTTACTGCAGTCCTTTCAGCCTGTGATCATACTGGTCTAgttgaagaaggaagaaatttgtttgacaCTATGAAGCATAACTATAATATAAATCCAGGGATTGAACATTACTCTTGCATGGTTGATCTTTATGCCCGAGCTGGTTGCTTAGGGGAAGCTATAGATCTTATTGAAGAGATGCCTTTTCAGGCTGATGCAAACATGTGGTTTTCAGTATTGAGAGGCTGCATAGCCCATGGAAATAGGACTATTGGCAAGATGGCTGCTGAGAAAATCATTCAGCTTGACCCTGAAAATCCAGGTGCTTATATACAATTATCTAACGTACTTGCGACTTCTGAGGACTGGGAAGGATCAGCACAAGTAAGAGAGCTGATGATAGATAAGAATGTTCAGAAGATTCCTGGTTGCAGTTGGGCAGATTAGTGATGAGAAACTCTGCTGAGCTTCATCGCTTACAGGTGAAGGTTAATCAATCTAAGGAGGATAATTCCTGCATGAAAATagcttgaaagttgaaaccacCATTACCTTCCAGTTTTTCTGGACTATTTTTGGTATGGACTAACCAATTTTAAGAGAATGAACAGCTTAAAAGCATGTGGCTTTGTTGGGTTAAGTCTTTCTTGCTAACAGTGTTGTGAAAGCAGAGCAGGATGCTAGGAACACACTTTTTTCTCAAAACACATGCTATTCTCTGAATGTAGGACTATCGGCAGCAAAAATTGGAAAACATATTGGCAACTGCACATTATATTCTTTCCTGTAGGCTAGGATGCACGGGTACCGGTACGGTACCCGGTGCGGGTACGGTACCGGGTACAGGGTACGGCATTTTCTGAAAATCCTAGGTGCGGGTACGCCCGGGTACGTTAATAAagatatatgtatatttaattatttatgtatatagtgaagtaaaaatagaaaatatatgcTATAATCAAACCTCTAACATAGACAATAGCACAGTGAGAGGACCTTCAAGTATAGCGGCGAAAAAACGGCATGCGGTGGTGAGAAAAAGGGCTTGCGGTGGTGAGAGGTTGAGAGCAGTTCACATACATGAGAGAGGAGAAGAGCCAAACAGTGAAACTGAACTGAGAACGTGAGAAATTGAGAGGTGAAATTTAGGGGTAAATAACCTAGGTATTATTTCCTTgctggaaaaaaatattattaattttttaattagttaattggtaaaaaaattacccaatttttgcatcaaagtACCCAATTTACGTACCCACACCGCACCGCCCGCGTACCCAATTAATGCTGCCGTACCCAATTTTTCCAGTGCGCACCGGAGCGTACCCACCGCGTACCCGGGCGTACCCGCATCCGGTGCGCACCCGGTACCGGTGCGCTGGCCAAATTCACGTACCCGTGCTTCAGAGCCTGTAGGTGACATAAATCTAGCCGGCCTACGAAAAAATGTTATGCTTTTTGCACCAAAGCATGAGGTTTAGTGCTCTTATAGAGTCCAGTTCGAAGATTCATGTAATGTAGTCAGTTAAGCTTGCAGTTATTGTTCACATCATCtgaaaaagaatttgaaatttgatgGAGAAGGGATACCATAGcaatcttcttcctctgctaACAGCGATCTCCGGTTGTTATTGGGGGTGTAAAATTGGAGCACAAAATGGATGTAGTAGTCTGCACAACACATTTTTCTGTGCATCAGTTGCACAATCAGAAGACTAGCTGCTGATATGTCCCATTGAGGGGGTCATTAGATGTTTGAATCCTCTCCAATAAGATTCTCCATAGCCTACCTCCTCCTTGTTTAACCATTGCTTCCTTTATTCAATGACTAAGATTAATCTAAATGAAAagtaaattatcaaattaaatATTTGATGGTGATTTGTATGGATGTAGAGGCTTGAGAGACAAGAAGAAATCTGAATCCAATTATTGATTGTTGACAACtagttctttcaaaaaaataactaGTTGCTTTTGctatgtttttatttatttgactacTTATTGTTATAGTAGTTTTTTTGGGAAGGAAGGCCACTTATTAATTGCAACACTGATACTATCAGTTACTTTTTCCACATGTGTAGAACTTGTAAActcatttatttattaatgaTATGATAAACATTCTCAACTATGAAACAAATAATACagaattttattataaaaaatgaCTAGCATCACTTTATTAGTAATTAGTAATAACATAaacaatgtaccaaaaaaagtaATAACATACAAATTCTCTAGAGTCAATCTAATAACACAAGATGCACTTTgattaaaaacttattttgattatatgttccattattttattataaaatgatATATTTAAAAGTTGAGGTTTTGTGCAATTAAAAGTCCACTACTAGAGAGGATTATAGtactaataaattaattaacaaactCACACATACAAttgatgataattttttttcaaatatgttTGGAATAAATTCTCAAATATATTTGTCCAATAACACTATCGCTTACAATTTAAGAATAAATctactattaaaaaaaaaaaaagaataaatctAACAAGTGATAACCCAATGCAAATACCTAAGCAAAAATGACAAGAAGTATGCTCACTCAAACTAAGAGGCTAATACACCAAACTAAACCATGTTGCAAAATAAAACCCTTTAGCCAGTACAAAAGTCGTCGaagaaaccctaaaattaaTCAAGGGCCCAGTTGATTTTGAACGGAAATAACTCTCATCATCTTTTTTACACAATACTCTTAGTTGATGAAAATTAGATTATCTAATAGTTTAGATTTGGGTAGTGTAGGGGTAGAGTAAGTTTTGATTCACATTTTTTCTACACTTACACCAAGTAAAAGAAgggaataaaagagaaaatg
This is a stretch of genomic DNA from Lotus japonicus ecotype B-129 chromosome 1, LjGifu_v1.2. It encodes these proteins:
- the LOC130743138 gene encoding uncharacterized protein LOC130743138; amino-acid sequence: MDVKSAFLNGYLNEEVYVEQPTGFIDPHHPDYVYRLRKALYGLKQAPRAWYERLTEFLVSLQVKQMEDSMFISQSKYAKGLVKKFGLEKSGHKRTPAATHVKLTKDELGEDVDQSLYRSMIGSLLYLTASRSDITFAVGVCARYQAAPKASHLLQVKRIIKYISATSDYDWAGSADDRKSISGGCFFLGNNLISWFSKKQNCVSLSTVEAEYIAAGTSGKHDSVKAKVERTPLGVKCMGLKSGSSGSKKKFEKKITKIPSRKVYQSQARDKTTSNAPIIEDVTYEEELSAENSPIGSNQDVVPDVRASVPAYVSTQEIYGKESTAREDSGVPTHSNGSSSPSKEDEPVHVTIDDSQSKESSQAPASVQNISDDVPLTASLPDSVAARIKRKRRVPDVEESPAPKKKTKSTPATSKSKQKDVKGKGHVQKWKYVCQRRVAKEREVGSDVLECKEVVALIEKAGLMKTILKVGRCYEKLVRKFLVNLSVEVGLPDSIEFRKVFVRAKCVEFSPAVINKALGRSAVEFVDEELSLDVFAKEITAGQVKKWSIKKLLSTGKLSVKLIYKIGTSTAFDFESFVFEQTLKHADTCAVKLPISFPSLLTEIILQQHPQIIRADEVPLPKGVPITLDQRLFMEPHVIDIAVPFSRTSAPAPVSESSTKVIIAELMDISKVPHETIRISTARKLKVDALLLKLQEEEGPEGEPSGGAAAPQDANTEEEGESEDNIEDTEGDSSSDD
- the LOC130739911 gene encoding putative pentatricopeptide repeat-containing protein At1g77010, mitochondrial, with translation MSMELQGIGRTLREGRQLHVSFLKTGILNSSLTTANRLLQFYSRRGCLDDATQLFDEMPQTNAFSWNTLIEAHLHSGHRNESLRLFHAMPEKTHYSWNMLVSAFAKSGDLQLAHSLFDSMPCKNGLVWNTIIHGYSKRGHPRKALSLFKTMSLDPLEMVHCDAGVLATVLGACADCFALNCGKQVHARVIVDGLELEFDKVLCSSLVKFYGKCGDLDSAARVAGVVKEVDDFSLSALVSGYANAGKMREARRVFDSRVDQCAVLWNSIISGYVFNGEEMEALALFKRMRRNGVSGDVSTVANILSAGCSLLVVELVKQMHAHACKIGVTHDIVVASALLDAYSKSQGPHEACKFFGELKAYDTILLNTMITVYSNCGRIEDAKWIFDTMSSKTLISWNSILVGLAKNACPSEAIDIFCRMNMLDLKMDKFSFASVISACASKSCLELGEQVFGKAITVGLEFDHIISTSLVDFYCKCGFVEIGRKGFDGMIKTDEVSWNTILMGYATNGYGSEALTLFREMRCSGVRPSAITFTAVLSACDHTGLVEEGRNLFDTMKHNYNINPGIEHYSCMVDLYARAGCLGEAIDLIEEMPFQADANMWFSVLRGCIAHGNRTIGKMAAEKIIQLDPENPGAYIQLSNVLATSEDWEGSAQVRELMIDKNVQKIPGCSWAD